One window of the Gammaproteobacteria bacterium genome contains the following:
- a CDS encoding threonine/serine dehydratase, producing MKEGDTAAPGPWANGNGLTLNRADFEAAYRNVAPYAYRTPMLTSRSLSEECGLDVRLKAELFQRGGSYKLRGPLNKIARLSEEERARGVICSSAGNHSQGVALAARQYGVRAVVVMAKNATRSKIAATEGYGARVVLHGSIWDEANEKALELVEAEGLTYIHPFDDPELIAGQGTLGLEIMDQLPETELLIVPIGGGGLISGVSMAAKSVNPSVRIIGVESSGAPGMKRSVEAGASVVLDEVDCIIDGLRVKKVGNHTCSVVSRFVDEIVTLPDAQIFDAMLWLMTRAKVVVEGAAAAPVGALLQGLVDAPAGTSTVCVLSGGNLDVEGMRGRSWN from the coding sequence ATGAAGGAGGGGGACACCGCGGCACCCGGGCCTTGGGCCAACGGCAACGGCCTGACCCTCAACCGGGCCGACTTCGAAGCCGCGTACCGGAACGTGGCGCCCTACGCCTACCGCACGCCCATGCTGACCAGCCGATCGCTCAGCGAGGAGTGCGGGCTGGACGTGCGCCTTAAGGCCGAACTCTTCCAGCGCGGCGGCTCCTACAAGCTGCGCGGGCCGCTGAACAAGATCGCCAGGCTGAGCGAGGAGGAGCGTGCCCGCGGCGTCATCTGTTCCTCGGCGGGAAACCACTCCCAGGGCGTGGCCCTCGCGGCGCGCCAGTACGGCGTGCGCGCGGTGGTGGTCATGGCCAAAAACGCCACCCGCTCCAAGATCGCCGCCACCGAAGGCTACGGGGCCCGCGTCGTCCTCCACGGCAGCATCTGGGACGAGGCCAACGAGAAGGCGCTGGAACTCGTGGAAGCCGAGGGTCTGACCTACATCCACCCGTTCGACGACCCGGAGCTGATCGCGGGACAGGGGACCCTCGGGCTCGAGATCATGGACCAGTTGCCGGAGACCGAACTGCTGATCGTGCCGATCGGGGGCGGCGGGCTCATCTCGGGCGTTTCAATGGCGGCAAAGTCCGTCAACCCGTCGGTTCGGATCATCGGCGTGGAGTCGTCCGGAGCCCCGGGGATGAAGCGCAGCGTGGAGGCGGGCGCAAGCGTGGTCCTCGACGAGGTCGACTGCATCATCGACGGGCTCCGCGTCAAGAAGGTTGGCAACCACACCTGCTCGGTGGTCTCGCGCTTCGTCGACGAGATCGTAACCCTGCCGGACGCGCAGATCTTCGACGCCATGCTCTGGCTGATGACCCGAGCCAAGGTCGTGGTCGAGGGCGCCGCCGCCGCTCCGGTCGGAGCCCTGCTTCAGGGGCTCGTCGATGCGCCGGCGGGAACCAGCACCGTATGTGTGCTGAGCGGTGGCAACCTGGACGTGGAGGGGATGCGGGGAAGGTCCTGGAACTAG
- a CDS encoding EamA family transporter: MPVAALALVLAAGLLHASWNLILKRSTERVLVAAWAMLLGAVIFIPTLVLAWPPPAGVWPFVGASAVVYVAYYGCLARAYGDGDFSLVYPVARGTAPAMLALWAVLFLGERPSPGGVLGIATILCGLIVLGGAPLWSRLAGARTGVRGEEDVQSGTDSFIRTPAGHRWRQLRTHARGSGSAFMVAFFISVYSTLDGAAVRQWLPLPYLVLVFGLSGLAFVGMLATRDGKRTFRVLRTHFRPIAMIAVMTLVAYALVLRAFQIAPISYAGAAREVGIVFGALAGWLLLGERFGRIRTVGALLVFAGIGLLALAG, translated from the coding sequence GTGCCCGTAGCCGCCCTCGCCCTCGTCCTGGCCGCAGGACTCCTGCACGCCTCGTGGAATCTGATCCTCAAACGCTCCACCGAGCGGGTTCTGGTCGCGGCGTGGGCGATGCTGCTCGGTGCCGTCATCTTCATCCCGACCCTGGTGCTGGCATGGCCGCCTCCTGCGGGGGTGTGGCCCTTCGTCGGTGCGAGCGCGGTCGTGTACGTGGCGTACTACGGGTGCCTGGCGCGGGCGTACGGAGACGGCGACTTCTCGCTTGTCTATCCGGTCGCGCGCGGGACGGCCCCCGCGATGCTCGCGCTGTGGGCGGTGCTATTCCTGGGCGAGCGACCCTCCCCGGGCGGGGTGCTCGGGATCGCAACGATCCTGTGCGGGCTGATCGTGCTTGGCGGCGCGCCGCTCTGGTCGCGTTTAGCCGGGGCGCGGACGGGAGTGAGAGGGGAAGAAGATGTCCAGTCCGGGACCGATTCCTTCATCCGAACGCCCGCCGGACATCGCTGGCGCCAGCTGCGCACCCACGCGCGGGGCTCGGGATCAGCATTCATGGTCGCATTCTTCATCTCCGTATACTCGACGCTGGATGGAGCGGCGGTCCGGCAATGGCTCCCGCTGCCGTACCTGGTGCTCGTGTTCGGGCTCTCCGGATTGGCGTTCGTGGGCATGCTGGCGACGCGTGACGGCAAGCGGACTTTTCGGGTCCTGCGCACGCACTTCCGTCCCATCGCGATGATCGCGGTCATGACCCTCGTGGCCTATGCGCTCGTTCTTCGGGCCTTCCAGATCGCCCCCATCAGCTACGCGGGAGCCGCGCGCGAGGTGGGCATCGTATTCGGAGCCCTGGCGGGATGGCTCCTTCTGGGAGAGCGGTTCGGGCGCATTCGCACCGTTGGAGCCCTGCTCGTTTTCGCCGGCATAGGGCTGCTGGCGCTGGCCGGGTGA
- a CDS encoding SRPBCC domain-containing protein — MSIKHDPSGHRSIQAEAEVPGSPEEVWEAIATGPGISSWFYPTDVEERIGGTLRYHTDSQMDHVPAKVTGWDAPHRFRHEGRDCGADGPPTATEWTIEARAGGRCLVRVVHSLFASTDDWDDQLRNFEAGWPQALAILGLYLTHFRGQRATIVRAYGEMDGSVEETWNALSGALASGGLTPGDSWALPGSGSGDLAGVLAEIRAGGRQPCVLFRLDRPAPGIAAACAYKIAERATVVISIYLYGDDGPAAAARGEVAWKEWMSARFA, encoded by the coding sequence ATGAGCATCAAGCACGATCCATCCGGCCACCGTTCGATCCAGGCCGAGGCGGAGGTTCCCGGCTCCCCGGAGGAAGTCTGGGAGGCCATCGCGACCGGCCCGGGCATCTCGTCGTGGTTCTATCCGACGGATGTCGAGGAGCGGATCGGCGGTACGCTCCGGTACCACACCGACTCGCAGATGGACCACGTCCCCGCGAAGGTGACCGGGTGGGACGCGCCGCACCGTTTCCGCCACGAGGGCAGGGACTGCGGCGCGGACGGGCCGCCGACGGCCACCGAGTGGACCATCGAGGCGCGCGCCGGCGGCCGGTGCCTCGTCCGCGTGGTGCACAGCCTCTTCGCCAGCACCGACGACTGGGACGACCAGCTCAGGAACTTCGAAGCCGGCTGGCCGCAGGCCCTCGCCATCCTGGGGCTGTACCTCACCCACTTCAGGGGCCAGCGTGCCACGATCGTCCGAGCGTACGGCGAAATGGACGGGTCCGTGGAGGAGACCTGGAACGCGCTTTCCGGCGCGCTCGCCTCCGGCGGGCTCACGCCCGGAGATTCATGGGCGCTCCCCGGATCGGGCAGCGGAGACCTCGCGGGCGTTCTCGCGGAGATTCGGGCCGGTGGGCGTCAGCCCTGCGTGCTGTTCCGGCTCGACCGGCCGGCTCCGGGAATCGCGGCGGCGTGTGCCTACAAGATCGCGGAGCGGGCGACCGTGGTGATCAGCATCTACCTCTACGGTGACGACGGGCCGGCGGCGGCCGCCCGTGGCGAGGTCGCCTGGAAGGAGTGGATGAGCGCGCGCTTCGCATAG
- a CDS encoding helix-turn-helix domain-containing protein → MLDVAVIEEPAAAVVTLDPKRARLLSELAEPASAATLAARLGLPRQKVNYHLRALEKHGLVRVAEERRWGGLTERLLVATARSYVVSPAALGPVASDPERTRDRLSASYLIALAARIVREGSALLRRSAETGKRLATLSIDTEIRFRSPQARARFSEELIAAVSELVRRHHDDSAPGGRLHRLVIVAHPAPGDPSAQEAS, encoded by the coding sequence ATGCTCGACGTTGCCGTCATCGAGGAGCCCGCCGCCGCGGTCGTCACCCTGGACCCGAAACGGGCCCGGCTCCTTTCCGAGCTGGCGGAGCCGGCCTCGGCGGCCACGCTCGCGGCCCGCCTCGGACTCCCTCGGCAGAAGGTCAACTACCACCTCCGGGCGCTGGAGAAGCACGGGCTCGTGCGGGTCGCGGAGGAACGCCGGTGGGGCGGCCTGACCGAGCGCCTGCTGGTGGCGACCGCCCGCTCCTACGTGGTGAGTCCGGCGGCGCTCGGGCCGGTGGCGAGTGACCCGGAGCGGACGCGCGACCGGCTGTCCGCGAGCTACCTCATTGCGCTCGCCGCGCGCATCGTGCGCGAGGGGAGCGCGCTGCTGCGCCGTTCGGCCGAAACGGGAAAACGGCTCGCCACCCTTTCCATCGACACCGAGATCCGGTTCCGGTCTCCGCAGGCCCGCGCGCGGTTCAGCGAGGAGCTGATCGCTGCGGTTTCCGAACTGGTTCGGCGCCATCACGACGATTCCGCCCCCGGCGGACGGCTTCACCGCCTGGTGATCGTCGCCCATCCGGCGCCGGGGGATCCATCCGCCCAGGAGGCATCATGA
- a CDS encoding DUF1295 domain-containing protein, producing the protein MTNIIVIFILLATVVWSVVWPDRRVWPPPGRGSWQYVLTWIGWSAAIALNACLLFLDWNSWILGGGLRFLLGIPLALLGGLLAFWGIATIGWTNSTGVKDGFLPSGPYRFTRNPQYVGDTVLLLGLSIIANSQLLWITHALLALWFIIAPLSEEVWLKEQYGEEYERYRREVPRFL; encoded by the coding sequence TTGACAAATATCATAGTCATATTTATTCTGCTGGCCACCGTCGTCTGGTCCGTGGTCTGGCCGGATCGCCGAGTCTGGCCCCCGCCCGGACGAGGCTCCTGGCAATATGTCCTGACCTGGATCGGGTGGTCTGCGGCCATCGCACTCAACGCGTGCCTGCTGTTTCTGGACTGGAACTCCTGGATCCTTGGCGGCGGCCTGCGGTTTCTCCTCGGAATCCCGCTGGCTCTGCTGGGCGGCCTGCTGGCGTTCTGGGGAATCGCCACGATCGGGTGGACGAACTCGACGGGCGTCAAGGACGGCTTCCTTCCCTCCGGCCCCTATCGGTTCACGCGCAACCCGCAATACGTCGGCGACACCGTCCTCCTCCTGGGGCTGAGCATCATCGCCAACTCGCAACTCCTCTGGATTACCCATGCGCTCCTCGCCCTGTGGTTCATCATCGCGCCCCTCAGCGAAGAGGTGTGGCTGAAGGAGCAATACGGGGAGGAGTACGAACGGTATCGACGTGAGGTGCCGCGATTCCTGTGA
- a CDS encoding FAD-binding protein has protein sequence MQPRRASRVRNFGRNIFFQPRSRYLPKDEEDVLRILDEHRTGTVRVIGAGHSWNGGIETSDALLDLRHLRWIRVHTDRRRASVGGGCRIADVLAHLAPRGLTLPSIGLIARQTVAGAIATGTHGSGRHSMSHYVESMRIACYDAEGKAEVRTVDSGQALRAARCSVGALGVVVEVTVTCVPQYHVRERCVWRPNLDAVLENESTAPLQQFYLMPHTWSYLEHERSVAPGNRRSGAAMLYRVYWLVVIDVLLHLGIKLTASLLRSQRLVDVLHRHLLPACIVPKWQVTDRSDRQLLMRHDLFRHLEMEVFVLRDQLGPALDFVSEVLRVADDADYEVSAGVHDRIRALDMRDSFERIRGSYSHHYPICVRRVPPDDTLISMASCHGMEEQDWYAISLITFTEPRRPFQNVARFLATTMARTLGARLHWGKWYPLEAGQIEDSYPGLAPFRAISAQFDPRGVFRNRFLDETMFGTRDHHSQ, from the coding sequence GTGCAGCCGAGGCGCGCCTCGCGCGTACGGAACTTCGGTCGGAACATTTTTTTTCAGCCGCGCAGTCGATACCTGCCCAAGGATGAAGAGGACGTGTTGCGCATCCTCGACGAGCACCGGACCGGGACGGTCCGCGTCATCGGCGCGGGCCATTCCTGGAACGGGGGCATCGAGACATCCGATGCGCTCCTGGACTTGCGCCACCTTCGGTGGATACGCGTTCACACCGACCGCCGCCGGGCCTCCGTGGGTGGAGGATGCCGCATCGCCGATGTCCTGGCGCATCTTGCGCCCCGCGGACTCACCCTCCCGTCCATCGGCCTGATCGCCCGCCAGACCGTGGCAGGCGCGATCGCCACGGGGACGCACGGGTCGGGAAGGCACTCGATGTCCCATTACGTCGAATCCATGCGCATCGCCTGTTACGACGCAGAGGGGAAGGCGGAGGTGCGCACGGTCGATTCCGGCCAGGCCCTGCGGGCGGCTCGATGCTCCGTTGGGGCGCTCGGCGTGGTCGTCGAAGTCACCGTGACGTGCGTGCCGCAGTACCACGTTCGTGAACGATGCGTCTGGCGCCCGAATCTGGACGCCGTCCTGGAGAACGAGTCGACCGCGCCTCTGCAGCAGTTCTATCTCATGCCGCACACCTGGTCGTATCTGGAGCACGAGCGGAGCGTGGCCCCGGGTAACCGCCGCTCGGGCGCCGCCATGCTCTACCGGGTGTATTGGCTGGTCGTCATCGACGTACTGCTTCATCTGGGCATCAAGCTTACCGCCTCGCTGCTGCGAAGCCAGCGCCTGGTGGATGTCCTGCATCGACATCTGCTCCCCGCCTGCATCGTCCCGAAGTGGCAGGTCACCGACCGCAGCGACCGGCAGCTCCTCATGCGCCACGACCTCTTCCGTCATCTGGAGATGGAGGTCTTTGTGCTGCGCGACCAGCTCGGGCCGGCGCTCGACTTCGTATCGGAGGTTCTGCGTGTGGCCGACGACGCCGACTACGAGGTATCGGCCGGCGTGCACGACCGGATCCGGGCCCTGGACATGCGGGATTCCTTCGAGAGGATTCGGGGTTCATACAGCCATCACTATCCGATTTGCGTCCGGCGCGTCCCTCCTGACGACACGCTGATCTCGATGGCATCCTGCCACGGAATGGAAGAGCAGGACTGGTACGCCATCAGCCTGATCACCTTTACCGAGCCCCGGCGGCCCTTCCAGAACGTCGCCCGCTTCTTAGCCACGACCATGGCTCGAACACTGGGCGCCCGGCTGCATTGGGGGAAATGGTATCCGCTTGAGGCGGGACAGATCGAGGACAGCTATCCGGGCCTCGCCCCCTTCCGGGCGATCAGCGCGCAGTTCGACCCGCGGGGCGTGTTCCGGAATCGGTTTCTCGACGAAACCATGTTCGGCACGCGTGACCATCATAGTCAATAA
- a CDS encoding ABC transporter ATP-binding protein — MTPEPPEDISLDLLRVRGLHTRFLSDRGLVHAVNDVSFSVRRGEALALVGESGCGKTASMLSVLRLLPPHRTRVRADEVSFKGRDLLGLDDEEMRRVRGPEIGMIFQDPRASLNPVLTIGRQLTESLEVHLRLGRRAARDRAIELLGSVGIPRPGSRFDDYPHQFSGGMCQRVMIAIALACEPSLLIADEPTTALDATIQAQILDLVSELRATREMAMIWITHDLSVVANLADRVAVMYGGSIVETAGARRLFAAPAHPYTRGLLASLPALGGEGGGRLTAIPGQPPDMTRLPVGCAFAARCPHAFDRCIRERPPLLPAGKGAPLGEQRARSSEKLAFSADAGARAACWWDG, encoded by the coding sequence ATGACACCCGAGCCTCCCGAAGACATTTCCCTCGACCTGCTCCGGGTTCGTGGCCTCCATACGCGGTTCCTCTCTGATCGGGGCCTCGTGCATGCGGTCAACGACGTGAGCTTCTCCGTCCGCCGGGGCGAGGCGCTTGCCCTGGTGGGGGAAAGCGGGTGCGGCAAGACCGCCTCCATGCTCTCCGTGCTCCGGCTGTTGCCGCCGCACCGCACCCGCGTCCGCGCCGACGAGGTTAGCTTCAAGGGCCGGGACCTGCTGGGGCTCGACGATGAAGAAATGAGACGTGTGCGCGGACCCGAGATCGGGATGATCTTTCAGGACCCGCGCGCATCCCTCAATCCAGTGCTCACCATCGGCCGGCAACTGACCGAGAGCCTGGAGGTGCACCTCCGCCTGGGGCGCCGCGCCGCCCGCGACCGCGCGATAGAGCTGCTCGGGTCGGTCGGCATCCCGCGGCCGGGCTCCCGGTTCGACGACTACCCGCACCAGTTCTCGGGCGGCATGTGCCAGCGGGTCATGATCGCCATCGCGCTGGCCTGCGAGCCCAGCCTCCTCATCGCCGACGAGCCCACAACCGCACTGGATGCCACCATCCAGGCGCAGATCCTCGACCTGGTCTCCGAACTGCGGGCAACGCGCGAGATGGCGATGATCTGGATCACCCACGATCTGAGCGTTGTGGCGAACCTGGCCGACCGGGTCGCGGTGATGTACGGAGGGTCGATCGTGGAGACGGCCGGTGCCCGGCGCCTGTTCGCCGCGCCGGCCCATCCCTACACCCGGGGCCTTCTGGCCTCGCTGCCCGCGCTCGGCGGGGAAGGCGGAGGGCGCCTGACTGCGATTCCGGGTCAGCCGCCCGACATGACGCGACTCCCGGTGGGGTGCGCTTTCGCGGCGCGGTGCCCGCACGCCTTCGACCGCTGCATTCGGGAGAGACCTCCGCTGCTTCCAGCGGGGAAGGGGGCGCCGTTGGGTGAGCAGCGGGCGCGTTCGAGCGAGAAACTGGCGTTCTCGGCGGACGCCGGTGCGCGCGCCGCCTGCTGGTGGGACGGATGA
- a CDS encoding Gfo/Idh/MocA family oxidoreductase: MNGRTGGDNARILLAGAGVRGAKWARVIAEAPDAILAGIVDLDESRARRARDEHAPDAPVEREFASALAHVPADAVVIATPPDSHHALVSQAFARGLDVLCEKPLSDEMDEVLDLIARSEEAGRHLLVGMNFRYLPTSQRIRHYAQSGELGDLSYGHFTYHRQRDGNRHDLNDYVMTMAHPMLLEQSIHHFDLLRYCYDAEVESLVCDTWRPSWSTYEDDCCVSVLFRFENGVRANYLGTWTAAWNRMDFRWRTEFEGAALIQREQFEDLVRVDFDRRLGLRGSNFKGDAEAETPVPEPLAPCTAFIDDTRELLAEFLRAVRGEAEPVTTARDHLKTLLVVQACIESEQRRGWVALREMEERFRVSAPPVNTNTGEGRSDADAGSARRQIAENVGRSDEETGFPS, from the coding sequence ATGAACGGTCGAACGGGGGGTGACAACGCGCGCATCCTCCTCGCAGGCGCGGGCGTCCGCGGCGCCAAATGGGCGCGTGTCATCGCCGAAGCCCCGGACGCGATCCTCGCCGGCATCGTGGATCTTGACGAATCACGCGCCCGGCGAGCCCGCGACGAACACGCACCGGACGCCCCGGTTGAACGCGAGTTCGCTTCGGCTCTCGCCCATGTGCCCGCCGACGCCGTGGTAATCGCCACCCCGCCGGACAGCCACCATGCTCTGGTGAGCCAGGCGTTCGCACGGGGCCTCGACGTCCTCTGCGAGAAGCCGCTCTCCGACGAGATGGACGAAGTCCTCGACCTCATCGCTAGGTCGGAGGAGGCCGGACGCCATCTCCTGGTCGGGATGAACTTCCGCTACCTGCCGACCTCCCAGAGGATCCGCCACTACGCGCAGAGCGGTGAACTCGGCGACCTCAGCTACGGCCATTTCACCTACCACCGCCAGCGGGACGGCAACCGCCACGACCTGAACGACTACGTGATGACGATGGCGCATCCGATGCTGCTGGAGCAGAGCATCCATCACTTCGACCTGCTGCGCTACTGCTACGACGCCGAGGTCGAGTCGCTGGTGTGCGATACCTGGCGGCCGTCGTGGAGCACCTATGAAGACGACTGCTGCGTCTCCGTGCTCTTCCGCTTCGAGAACGGAGTTCGCGCGAACTACCTGGGGACCTGGACCGCGGCCTGGAATCGCATGGACTTCCGCTGGCGCACCGAGTTCGAGGGCGCGGCCCTGATTCAGCGCGAGCAGTTCGAGGACCTGGTCCGCGTCGACTTCGATCGTCGCCTCGGACTCCGCGGCAGCAACTTCAAGGGAGACGCCGAAGCGGAGACCCCGGTCCCGGAGCCGCTCGCGCCGTGCACGGCGTTCATCGACGACACGCGTGAGCTGCTGGCCGAGTTCCTGCGCGCCGTCCGCGGCGAAGCCGAGCCCGTGACCACCGCCCGCGATCATCTGAAGACGCTTCTCGTCGTTCAGGCCTGCATCGAGTCAGAGCAGAGAAGGGGATGGGTCGCGTTGCGTGAGATGGAGGAGCGCTTCCGCGTGTCCGCGCCGCCTGTCAACACCAACACGGGCGAGGGGCGCTCCGATGCCGATGCGGGCTCTGCTCGGCGACAGATCGCCGAGAATGTCGGGCGCTCCGATGAAGAAACGGGCTTCCCCTCATGA
- a CDS encoding aminotransferase class I/II-fold pyridoxal phosphate-dependent enzyme, translating to MTQAVRESHLAARAICVKSSFRTRMLELSAGLDGIIALGRGDPDFDTPPAIVAAGAEALAGGYTHYTAPPGLSELREAISGKLKRDNGLDYPANQIIVTNGVQEALLISILALVDPGDEVVLQAPRFNAFDYMVNLAGGRVVEVPTLEEHDFALRADAIRHALTERSKLLVIANPNNPTGGLTPHEELARIAALAEEHDFLVISDEIYEKLIFGGQEHVSLGTFGNLLDRTVTVNGFSKAYAMTGWRIGYLAAPAWLMEPAVEIKHTLSICTPPALQRGALAALEGGDEAVASMLAEYERRLDLVLRTLDDMEISYGRPGGGMYVYANISSTGLDAETFCLELLRQEKVMVFPGTMFADPANRHIRITLLSPYASMEEALERMKHFVERTRQQ from the coding sequence ATGACCCAGGCTGTCCGCGAATCCCATCTGGCCGCCCGCGCGATATGCGTGAAGTCCAGCTTCCGCACGCGCATGCTCGAGTTGTCGGCCGGACTGGACGGCATCATCGCCCTCGGCCGGGGCGATCCCGACTTCGACACGCCGCCTGCCATCGTAGCCGCGGGGGCGGAAGCCCTGGCGGGCGGCTATACCCATTACACGGCCCCTCCCGGACTCTCCGAATTGCGCGAGGCGATCTCCGGGAAGCTGAAACGCGACAACGGTCTCGACTATCCGGCCAACCAGATCATCGTCACCAACGGCGTTCAGGAAGCGCTCCTCATCTCGATCCTGGCGTTGGTCGATCCCGGCGACGAAGTGGTGCTCCAGGCGCCGCGCTTCAACGCCTTCGACTACATGGTCAACCTGGCGGGTGGCCGGGTGGTGGAGGTGCCGACCCTGGAGGAGCACGACTTCGCGCTCAGGGCCGACGCCATCCGCCACGCCCTGACGGAGCGCTCCAAGCTCCTCGTGATCGCGAATCCCAACAATCCCACCGGCGGCCTCACGCCGCACGAGGAGTTGGCGCGCATCGCAGCGCTCGCCGAAGAGCACGACTTCCTCGTCATCTCCGACGAGATCTACGAGAAGCTGATCTTCGGCGGGCAGGAACATGTCAGTCTGGGTACTTTCGGCAACCTGCTTGACCGGACGGTCACCGTAAACGGCTTCTCCAAGGCGTACGCCATGACCGGGTGGCGCATCGGTTACCTCGCCGCGCCGGCGTGGTTGATGGAGCCAGCCGTCGAGATCAAGCACACCCTGAGCATCTGCACGCCCCCGGCCCTCCAGCGCGGCGCGCTCGCGGCGCTCGAGGGTGGAGACGAGGCGGTCGCCTCGATGCTGGCCGAGTACGAGCGCCGCTTGGATCTAGTGCTGCGGACCCTCGACGACATGGAGATCTCGTATGGCCGGCCGGGCGGTGGCATGTACGTATACGCCAACATCTCGAGCACGGGGCTCGACGCCGAGACCTTCTGCCTTGAGCTGCTGCGCCAGGAGAAGGTGATGGTCTTCCCCGGGACCATGTTCGCGGATCCCGCCAACCGGCACATCCGCATCACGCTGCTGTCTCCCTATGCCTCCATGGAAGAAGCCCTGGAGCGGATGAAACACTTCGTCGAAAGGACGCGACAGCAGTGA
- a CDS encoding amidohydrolase family protein, with amino-acid sequence MPEAPAWKFQPVLQDLAPREPASVTLRGRVITGVGREVIENGHVTLHDGMITSVGEGGGAAGDGREVVETGGTILAGLINSHAHLAWDGIHDLAAQSLGDAPEISAYKAAANMLACLRAGITLVRDLGMNRSGAFAKQAVEQGVFAGPRLLIVAEAIVQTGGHTYWCCREATGADEMRRAVRDQVKDGADLIKIMMCHDLLEFTDEELEAIVDETHRSNLPITAHATFDACIERAVDFGIDTVEHGGSMSDRTIGKLVERGVPIITTFSPVLLQSKPEIARKYNIPEWKIRERQRLVADKSRYDGLLRAARAGVRIVFGTDAGSPAVRHGVVVPEMEFMIKVGVVADNHAAIMSATREAAIMNRLGDRIGTVEEGKEADVIVVDGNPLDDLRDLERVQMTFVHGSCLYARPPVAAGAA; translated from the coding sequence ATGCCCGAAGCACCAGCCTGGAAGTTCCAGCCGGTCCTGCAGGACCTGGCCCCGAGGGAGCCCGCGTCGGTGACGCTGCGGGGCCGGGTGATCACAGGGGTAGGGCGCGAGGTGATCGAAAACGGTCACGTGACCCTGCACGACGGCATGATCACGTCCGTTGGAGAGGGCGGTGGGGCCGCAGGGGATGGGCGCGAGGTGGTCGAAACGGGCGGGACCATCCTGGCCGGCCTGATCAACAGCCACGCCCACCTGGCCTGGGACGGCATCCACGACCTGGCCGCCCAGTCGCTCGGAGACGCGCCCGAGATCAGCGCCTACAAGGCGGCCGCCAACATGCTCGCCTGCCTGCGGGCGGGGATCACCCTGGTGCGCGACCTGGGGATGAACCGGAGCGGTGCCTTCGCCAAGCAGGCGGTGGAGCAGGGGGTGTTCGCGGGCCCGCGCCTGCTGATTGTCGCCGAGGCGATCGTCCAGACCGGCGGCCACACCTACTGGTGCTGCCGGGAGGCCACCGGCGCCGACGAGATGCGGCGCGCCGTGCGCGACCAGGTCAAGGACGGGGCCGACCTCATCAAGATCATGATGTGCCACGACCTCCTGGAGTTCACCGACGAGGAGCTCGAGGCCATCGTCGACGAGACCCATCGCAGCAACCTTCCCATCACCGCCCACGCCACCTTCGACGCCTGCATCGAGCGCGCGGTCGACTTCGGCATCGACACGGTCGAGCACGGCGGCAGCATGTCCGACCGGACCATCGGCAAGCTGGTCGAGCGCGGGGTTCCCATCATCACCACCTTCTCGCCCGTCCTGCTCCAGTCGAAGCCCGAGATCGCGCGCAAGTACAACATCCCGGAGTGGAAGATCAGGGAGCGCCAGCGGCTGGTCGCCGACAAGAGCCGCTACGACGGGCTGCTGAGGGCCGCGCGCGCCGGGGTGCGCATCGTGTTCGGGACGGATGCGGGGAGCCCGGCGGTGCGCCACGGCGTGGTGGTGCCGGAGATGGAGTTCATGATCAAGGTGGGCGTTGTGGCCGACAACCACGCGGCCATCATGAGCGCGACCCGCGAGGCCGCCATCATGAACCGCCTCGGCGATCGCATCGGCACCGTGGAGGAGGGCAAGGAGGCGGACGTTATCGTGGTGGACGGCAACCCGCTCGACGATCTCCGCGATCTCGAGCGCGTGCAGATGACCTTCGTGCACGGGAGCTGCCTGTACGCGCGCCCGCCGGTTGCCGCTGGGGCGGCCTGA